From the Halorhabdus utahensis DSM 12940 genome, one window contains:
- a CDS encoding 23S rRNA (uridine(2552)-2'-O)-methyltransferase produces MSGKDKYYNRAKQQGYRARSAFKLRQLDETADLLGAERTVVDLGAAPGGWLQVAAERLGDGGRVVGVDRQRIDDLEEPDVPVETIRGDITDESTVEAITDAVGEANLVLSDMAPNVTGEYDLDHARSVHLARQAFEVSLDVLGAGGDLVVKVFDGRDLDDLKTDIEEEFEYVREVRPDASRDSSSELYLVAKHRLTAPVREGDTVEVEIVDTGEEGDGIAKVEGFTLFVAGVEEGETVTVRVDDLKPQYGFAQPVE; encoded by the coding sequence ATGAGCGGGAAAGACAAGTACTACAACCGGGCAAAACAGCAGGGCTATCGCGCCCGCTCGGCGTTCAAACTCCGGCAACTCGACGAGACGGCCGACCTGCTGGGCGCGGAGCGGACCGTCGTCGACCTGGGGGCGGCCCCCGGCGGATGGCTCCAGGTCGCCGCCGAGCGCCTCGGCGACGGCGGTCGCGTCGTCGGTGTCGATCGCCAGCGTATCGACGACCTCGAGGAGCCCGACGTCCCGGTCGAGACCATCCGCGGCGACATCACCGACGAATCGACGGTCGAAGCGATCACCGACGCCGTCGGCGAGGCAAACCTCGTACTCTCGGACATGGCCCCGAACGTCACCGGCGAGTACGACCTCGATCACGCCCGGTCGGTCCATCTGGCCCGCCAGGCCTTCGAGGTGTCCCTTGACGTGCTCGGGGCCGGTGGCGATCTCGTCGTGAAGGTCTTCGACGGCCGCGATCTGGATGACTTAAAAACAGACATCGAGGAGGAGTTCGAGTACGTCCGGGAAGTCCGGCCCGACGCCTCGCGGGATTCCTCTTCGGAACTCTACCTGGTCGCCAAACATCGCCTGACTGCGCCGGTCAGGGAAGGAGACACTGTCGAGGTCGAGATCGTCGACACCGGGGAGGAAGGCGACGGCATCGCGAAGGTCGAGGGGTTTACGCTGTTCGTCGCCGGCGTCGAGGAAGGCGAGACGGTGACGGTCCGCGTCGACGACCTCAAGCCACAGTACGGGTTTGCACAGCCGGTCGAGTGA
- a CDS encoding histidine kinase N-terminal 7TM domain-containing protein, with protein sequence MTGAALGDVLYGFTGAVLGVSDIYPGVVALAGLITAGLTVVGVQYRDVPGGEWFAATMGLSNVWIAGALVTVLSSNRTALVLAEIVMTGCSLVVPVAWTAFVITYVGLDWMSQSWRLAALFVPPLVGIAAIAATPLTKLYFADVAVVHRPDGISVVSTPPGILAWLVLAYVFVLLVVGLVLIARLILLRGLFSRQASWLLIGTMPPFVTVMLEPAGVVGEEHLPLAPIGFALMGLAYGYGLFYHRLFDLSPGTWRLGTGVAFEGLSEGLVIVDTHGDVLGCNRSACERFGWERSTVFGRNIAEFDAQLSGAIGRSEPTEFRMDGQWYEVNSSPITDARDREVGHVLVIRDVTERHERRQQLEVLNRALRHNLRNDMMVVSSRAQALEDRYDDPMARTIVDTATDIVEMADKARAVEESLRETEGETQDVDVGPFLGRLIENVCGGDQDAPVAIDVEPGLSVRTDESLLMIVVANLVENAIEHGIRDGMDADRAPVRISADRVLDGVAIEVADDGPGIPQSELDVIERGTETPTSHGRGIGLWLVTWGATRLNADVTFDTDDGTTARLVVPDR encoded by the coding sequence GTGACGGGTGCTGCACTCGGCGACGTCCTGTACGGGTTTACCGGTGCAGTATTGGGCGTTTCAGATATCTATCCGGGAGTCGTTGCTCTCGCCGGGCTGATTACGGCCGGGCTGACCGTCGTCGGGGTACAGTATCGCGACGTCCCGGGCGGCGAGTGGTTTGCAGCGACGATGGGTTTGTCGAACGTCTGGATCGCCGGGGCACTGGTGACGGTCTTGAGCAGTAATCGGACGGCGCTAGTCCTCGCCGAAATCGTGATGACGGGGTGCAGTCTCGTCGTCCCCGTCGCCTGGACCGCGTTCGTGATCACGTACGTCGGTCTCGACTGGATGTCACAGAGCTGGCGACTGGCCGCATTGTTCGTCCCGCCGCTGGTCGGCATTGCCGCGATAGCGGCCACGCCGCTGACGAAGCTGTACTTCGCCGACGTCGCCGTCGTCCATCGGCCCGACGGCATCTCCGTCGTGAGCACGCCGCCGGGTATCCTGGCCTGGCTCGTGTTGGCGTACGTCTTCGTGTTGCTCGTCGTCGGCCTGGTGTTGATCGCACGATTGATCCTGCTGCGTGGGCTGTTCTCCCGGCAAGCGTCGTGGTTGTTGATCGGGACGATGCCGCCGTTCGTGACGGTGATGCTCGAACCCGCTGGGGTGGTCGGTGAGGAACACCTCCCGCTGGCTCCCATCGGGTTCGCCCTGATGGGCCTTGCCTATGGGTACGGGCTGTTCTATCACCGGCTGTTCGATCTCTCGCCCGGCACCTGGCGACTCGGGACCGGCGTTGCCTTCGAGGGGCTGTCCGAGGGACTGGTGATCGTCGACACACACGGCGACGTGCTGGGATGCAACCGGAGTGCCTGTGAGCGCTTCGGCTGGGAGCGATCCACAGTGTTCGGTCGGAACATCGCCGAATTCGACGCCCAGTTGAGCGGGGCAATCGGCAGGTCCGAGCCGACCGAGTTCCGGATGGACGGCCAGTGGTACGAGGTCAACAGCTCGCCGATAACGGACGCCCGGGATCGGGAGGTCGGGCACGTCCTGGTCATCAGGGACGTGACCGAGCGCCACGAACGCCGCCAGCAACTGGAGGTACTCAACCGCGCACTCAGACACAACCTCCGTAACGACATGATGGTCGTCTCCTCACGGGCGCAGGCGCTCGAAGATCGGTACGACGACCCCATGGCGCGGACGATCGTCGATACGGCCACGGATATCGTCGAAATGGCCGACAAGGCGCGAGCGGTCGAAGAGAGCTTGCGTGAGACCGAGGGGGAAACACAAGACGTCGACGTCGGTCCATTCCTCGGCCGGCTGATTGAGAACGTCTGTGGGGGAGACCAGGATGCTCCAGTCGCGATCGACGTCGAGCCGGGCCTCTCAGTGCGGACTGACGAATCCCTGCTCATGATCGTAGTGGCCAATCTGGTCGAGAACGCGATCGAACACGGCATCCGTGACGGGATGGACGCCGACCGGGCGCCCGTTCGAATCAGTGCCGACCGGGTCCTGGACGGTGTCGCCATCGAGGTCGCCGACGACGGTCCCGGGATCCCCCAGTCCGAACTCGACGTGATCGAACGGGGCACCGAGACCCCGACCAGCCACGGGCGCGGCATCGGACTCTGGCTCGTAACCTGGGGGGCCACTCGACTCAACGCGGACGTGACGTTCGACACTGACGACGGGACGACCGCCCGACTGGTCGTTCCCGATCGATGA
- a CDS encoding deoxyuridine 5'-triphosphate nucleotidohydrolase: protein MFKSGDFVAAQLDDLRDDQRQPNGVDLTLEAVFEQTSPGRIGRDGKSIGKREPIDPDDGWYRLSPGGYVVRYAETVRIPENHVGFLLPRSSLLRNACMLDTAVWDAGYEGRGEGLLEVHHEIELEAGARIAQLVLADADHSGTYAGDYQGENVS from the coding sequence ATGTTCAAAAGTGGAGACTTCGTCGCCGCACAACTCGACGACCTCCGGGACGACCAACGCCAGCCCAACGGCGTCGACCTGACCCTGGAGGCCGTATTCGAACAGACATCGCCGGGTCGGATCGGCCGGGACGGCAAGTCGATCGGCAAGCGTGAACCGATCGATCCCGACGACGGGTGGTATCGCCTCTCACCGGGTGGGTACGTGGTCCGGTACGCCGAGACCGTTCGTATCCCCGAGAACCACGTCGGCTTTCTGCTCCCGCGATCGTCGCTGCTCCGGAACGCCTGTATGCTCGACACCGCCGTCTGGGACGCCGGCTACGAGGGACGAGGGGAAGGACTGCTCGAAGTCCACCACGAGATCGAACTCGAGGCAGGCGCGCGCATCGCCCAGCTCGTCCTCGCGGATGCCGACCACTCGGGCACCTACGCGGGCGACTACCAGGGCGAAAACGTCTCCTGA
- the hemG gene encoding protoporphyrinogen oxidase, whose translation MTVAVIGAGMSGLSTTHFLAEQGAEVRTFEASDEPGGIVRSTTVEGHVLERGPQRLRLSKPVESLVETLDLRDELRFGDDDQPLFAYDDGQLRRMPLSVRDAITTDLLSWRGKARVLLEPLTGGAKPNETVEAYLTRKFGHEVATRFAGPLYSGLYGTDADDMYVEYSLGKALDRFGVEGSLLVFMLKKLLQGTETPPIVSFEDGLQTLPEAMYAAHEESIDLETPVTGVEPDGEDYLVHTEDGTERAETVVFTTPAPTTAALLEDVDSEAAETVSQFAYNPIGVVHLHSDFDGTGHGFHIIDDGFKTDGSTWNHSMLGRDGVFTSYVGSGDSEFLDADPAVIGRRAAEEFETVTGAAATVLDAAVLRPGMPAYDRSWAALDELSLPDEIEICASFMSRAGIVGRIAGGKRTAATIAEE comes from the coding sequence ATGACGGTCGCCGTCATCGGGGCCGGGATGTCCGGACTCTCGACGACGCACTTTCTCGCGGAGCAAGGGGCCGAGGTCAGGACCTTCGAGGCCTCGGACGAGCCGGGCGGTATCGTCCGGTCGACGACGGTCGAGGGCCACGTCCTCGAACGGGGACCACAGCGACTCCGCCTCTCGAAGCCAGTCGAATCGCTGGTCGAGACGCTCGATCTTCGTGACGAATTACGCTTCGGCGACGACGACCAGCCCCTCTTTGCCTACGACGACGGACAGCTCCGCCGGATGCCACTGTCGGTCCGGGACGCGATCACGACGGATCTGCTCTCCTGGCGCGGCAAGGCCCGCGTCCTGCTCGAACCGCTGACTGGCGGGGCAAAGCCGAACGAGACCGTCGAGGCGTACCTCACCCGGAAGTTCGGGCACGAAGTCGCGACCCGGTTCGCGGGCCCGCTGTACAGCGGTCTCTACGGCACGGACGCCGACGACATGTACGTCGAGTACTCCCTTGGCAAGGCGCTCGATCGCTTCGGCGTCGAGGGGAGCCTGCTTGTGTTCATGCTGAAGAAGTTGCTGCAGGGGACCGAGACACCCCCGATCGTCTCCTTCGAGGACGGCCTCCAGACACTCCCGGAGGCGATGTATGCGGCTCACGAGGAATCGATCGACCTCGAAACGCCCGTGACCGGGGTCGAGCCGGACGGCGAAGACTATCTCGTCCACACCGAGGACGGGACCGAGCGGGCCGAGACCGTCGTGTTCACCACACCGGCCCCGACGACAGCCGCACTGCTCGAAGACGTCGACAGCGAGGCCGCCGAAACGGTCAGCCAGTTCGCCTACAACCCGATCGGCGTCGTCCACCTCCATTCGGACTTCGACGGCACGGGCCACGGCTTTCACATCATCGACGACGGATTCAAAACGGACGGCAGCACCTGGAATCACAGCATGCTCGGCCGCGATGGCGTGTTCACGTCCTACGTCGGCAGCGGCGATTCGGAGTTCTTAGACGCCGACCCCGCGGTCATCGGACGACGAGCGGCCGAGGAGTTCGAGACCGTCACCGGCGCGGCGGCCACCGTCCTTGACGCGGCCGTCCTCCGGCCCGGGATGCCGGCCTACGACCGATCGTGGGCTGCGCTGGACGAGCTTTCGCTTCCGGACGAGATCGAGATCTGTGCGAGTTTCATGAGTCGAGCCGGGATCGTGGGTCGGATCGCCGGCGGCAAGCGGACGGCAGCGACTATCGCCGAGGAATAA
- a CDS encoding DUF5518 domain-containing protein, translating into MATTETPASSDEGPDAFARPLPEYVDWIVGVVIALGGMALTVGGSALTFVVDRGLLEEGIESGQVTVVAIERDLTEAQMLDLIVEIIDWTGIGLLVTGIGLVLFAIGYVVVRHRAHSSASEGEGVDSYRAVAVLGAVATAVLSFIPFSPLVGGGLAGYLEQPASGRAVSAGGLAGFLAMVPALSILAFVSVGLYNGFVAVGESGLGIVTITGMCMALLFVAAYGGGLGALGGFLGGHLARDD; encoded by the coding sequence ATGGCTACAACAGAGACGCCAGCAAGCAGTGACGAGGGGCCAGACGCGTTCGCGCGTCCGCTCCCCGAGTACGTCGACTGGATCGTCGGCGTCGTCATCGCGCTGGGTGGCATGGCACTGACGGTCGGTGGCTCCGCGTTGACGTTCGTCGTCGATCGGGGGCTACTCGAGGAGGGCATCGAATCGGGACAGGTCACGGTCGTCGCCATCGAGCGCGATCTCACGGAAGCCCAGATGCTCGATCTGATAGTCGAGATCATCGACTGGACCGGGATCGGCCTCCTCGTGACGGGGATCGGACTGGTCCTGTTCGCGATCGGCTACGTCGTCGTCCGCCATCGGGCCCACAGTAGCGCGAGCGAGGGCGAAGGCGTCGATTCGTATCGAGCCGTCGCGGTCCTCGGTGCGGTCGCCACGGCGGTGCTGTCGTTCATCCCGTTCTCGCCGTTGGTCGGTGGCGGTCTCGCCGGGTACCTCGAACAGCCCGCAAGCGGCCGCGCGGTAAGTGCCGGCGGACTCGCGGGTTTCCTGGCGATGGTCCCCGCGCTGTCGATCCTCGCGTTCGTCAGCGTCGGGCTGTACAACGGGTTCGTAGCGGTCGGTGAGAGCGGTCTCGGGATCGTCACGATCACGGGGATGTGCATGGCACTGCTGTTTGTCGCCGCCTACGGCGGTGGCCTCGGCGCGCTCGGTGGCTTCCTCGGCGGTCACCTGGCCAGGGACGACTGA
- a CDS encoding metallophosphoesterase family protein has product MRIAVIADVHANKVALEAVAGDMPDVDGVICAGDVVGYNPWPEFCVDWVQEHDVPTVLGNHDRAVATAEYSGFNDMAAAGVEHARDHLSAAHREWLGQLPTERTLFDGRVKVVHGHPDDPDHYTHPSEFSPGLLGDEDVLVLGHTHVQSHEKYGDGIVLNPGSVGQPRDGDPGAAYALVDLDAMTVEQRRVRYDVGAVMDAVDEAGLPRRVGTRLSRGQ; this is encoded by the coding sequence ATGCGTATCGCCGTTATCGCGGACGTTCACGCGAACAAAGTGGCACTGGAGGCCGTCGCGGGGGACATGCCGGACGTCGACGGCGTCATCTGTGCCGGGGACGTGGTCGGATATAATCCCTGGCCCGAGTTCTGCGTCGACTGGGTACAGGAACACGATGTGCCGACTGTCTTGGGGAATCACGACCGTGCGGTCGCCACAGCCGAGTATTCGGGGTTCAACGACATGGCAGCGGCCGGTGTCGAACACGCCCGTGACCACCTTTCGGCAGCCCATCGCGAGTGGCTCGGACAACTGCCGACCGAACGGACGTTGTTCGACGGCCGTGTGAAGGTCGTCCACGGCCACCCTGACGACCCCGATCACTACACCCATCCCTCGGAGTTCAGTCCGGGGCTGCTCGGCGACGAGGACGTCCTGGTGCTTGGCCACACGCACGTCCAGAGCCACGAGAAGTACGGCGACGGCATCGTCCTGAATCCTGGCAGCGTCGGCCAGCCACGCGACGGCGATCCGGGCGCGGCCTACGCGCTGGTCGATCTCGACGCGATGACCGTCGAACAACGCCGGGTGCGCTACGACGTCGGCGCGGTGATGGACGCGGTCGACGAGGCCGGACTCCCGCGGCGGGTCGGGACGCGCCTCTCACGCGGGCAGTGA
- a CDS encoding HalOD1 output domain-containing protein has protein sequence MNSGEYYVIPEGADDEWVRPQPVDDLVLDAVIEHSEYDEDDLDGLSSYVDLDELVALFEDDTDTTDLSFAVEDLDVTVYETGEVDVEV, from the coding sequence ATGAATTCAGGGGAATACTATGTCATTCCCGAGGGTGCGGACGACGAATGGGTGCGCCCGCAGCCTGTCGACGATCTCGTCCTCGACGCAGTCATCGAGCACTCCGAGTACGACGAAGACGACCTCGACGGACTCTCGTCGTATGTCGACCTCGATGAACTGGTCGCCCTCTTCGAGGATGACACCGACACGACCGACCTCTCTTTTGCTGTCGAGGATCTCGACGTGACCGTCTATGAAACCGGTGAGGTCGACGTCGAAGTCTGA
- a CDS encoding methylglyoxal synthase, producing MTRIALIAHDDEKPEMIDFVRTHEDILSGFDLVATGTTGKRIMEETGLDVERKQSGPLGGDTQIGAEVADEALDGIVFLRDPLTAQPHEPDITALLRICDVHDTPMATTRTSAEFLIEGLADE from the coding sequence ATGACCCGGATCGCACTCATCGCCCACGACGACGAGAAGCCCGAGATGATCGACTTCGTCCGCACCCACGAGGACATCCTCTCGGGGTTCGACCTCGTCGCCACTGGCACGACCGGCAAGCGGATCATGGAAGAAACTGGTCTGGACGTCGAGCGCAAGCAGTCCGGGCCACTGGGCGGCGACACCCAGATCGGTGCGGAAGTGGCCGACGAAGCACTGGACGGCATCGTCTTCCTTCGCGACCCGTTGACCGCCCAGCCCCACGAACCCGACATCACAGCACTACTCCGCATCTGTGACGTCCACGACACGCCCATGGCGACGACCCGTACCTCCGCTGAGTTCCTGATCGAAGGGCTCGCCGACGAGTAA
- a CDS encoding tRNA(Ile)(2)-agmatinylcytidine synthase: protein MTVIGIDDTDSRTAGMCTTYLAARIADRLAATDDWVVDRRLLVRLNPAVEYKTRGNAALAIHTDAPVDAVREIVSEELPIAETDDPRTNPGVVLASESAAEIPEAVGDFARDAVRDFHDVADARALIDRLEYDTLEAGNGRGLIGALAALGAWRAFEDWTYEYISYREPPRRGTPREVGPESVFRAADAGYPDAWDTVDHVEDELVCVPHAPGPILHGIRGDDPDVVRGVAADIESEPIERTALFVTNQGTDAHLRQGTIGTLRDGRAYRVTGVVDASPETREGGHVFLTIEGDDGHALPCAAFEPTKRFRDRVRSLRVGDRVTVCGEVSDGTLKLEKFAVRDLVRTERVTPTCPACGRTMESAGRGQGYRCRDCSTAVDGKAEREIDRDLEVGWYEVPPCARRHIAKPLVRGGFDAPVHPER, encoded by the coding sequence GTGACAGTCATCGGCATCGACGACACGGACTCCCGGACGGCGGGCATGTGTACGACCTACCTCGCCGCCCGGATCGCCGACCGGCTGGCGGCGACGGATGACTGGGTCGTCGACCGGCGGCTGCTCGTCCGACTGAACCCTGCCGTCGAGTACAAAACCCGGGGCAACGCCGCGCTGGCGATCCACACCGACGCCCCCGTCGATGCCGTCCGAGAAATCGTCAGCGAGGAGCTCCCGATCGCCGAGACTGACGATCCACGCACGAACCCGGGCGTTGTCCTCGCGAGTGAGTCGGCGGCTGAGATCCCGGAAGCCGTTGGCGACTTCGCTCGCGATGCCGTCCGGGATTTCCACGACGTCGCCGACGCCCGCGCCCTGATCGACCGGCTTGAGTACGACACCCTGGAGGCGGGCAACGGTCGCGGGTTGATCGGCGCGCTCGCGGCGCTCGGGGCCTGGCGGGCGTTCGAGGACTGGACGTACGAGTACATCTCCTATCGCGAGCCACCGCGCCGCGGGACCCCTCGCGAGGTCGGCCCCGAGTCTGTCTTCCGGGCCGCCGATGCCGGCTACCCGGACGCTTGGGACACTGTCGATCACGTCGAAGACGAACTTGTCTGCGTTCCCCACGCGCCGGGGCCGATCCTCCACGGTATCCGCGGCGACGACCCCGATGTCGTCAGAGGAGTCGCTGCCGACATCGAGAGCGAACCGATCGAACGAACCGCCCTGTTCGTCACCAACCAGGGGACTGACGCCCACCTACGGCAGGGGACGATCGGGACACTCCGGGACGGCCGGGCCTACCGGGTGACCGGCGTCGTCGACGCCTCGCCCGAAACCCGCGAAGGCGGCCACGTCTTTCTCACCATCGAGGGAGACGATGGCCATGCGTTGCCCTGTGCCGCGTTCGAGCCGACCAAGCGCTTCCGCGACCGCGTTCGTTCGCTCCGGGTGGGTGATCGCGTCACCGTCTGTGGCGAGGTCAGCGATGGCACGCTCAAACTCGAGAAGTTCGCCGTCCGGGATCTCGTTCGGACCGAGCGTGTCACGCCGACCTGTCCGGCCTGCGGTCGGACGATGGAAAGCGCCGGACGGGGCCAGGGGTATCGCTGCCGGGACTGTTCGACGGCTGTCGACGGGAAAGCCGAGCGGGAGATCGACCGCGATCTAGAGGTAGGGTGGTACGAGGTCCCGCCGTGTGCCCGCCGACACATCGCCAAACCGCTCGTGCGGGGCGGATTCGACGCGCCGGTCCACCCCGAGCGGTGA
- a CDS encoding transcriptional regulator, giving the protein MSRSALVGNIIAMLEDAGFLVSDRCAIRPKSFDIAARRGEDTILVKILGNIDAFDGLTGAEMRRLGEYLEATPLVIGLRTRDEELKPGVVYFRHGVPVFSPNTAMDYFVEEVPPLIYAAPGGLYVNIDSDILADAREERDWSLGKLANELGVSRRTVSKYENGMDASVEVAATLDDLFEEPLTSPVNVLEESEDVREDDSMPDEPEVDPDDEQLVTVLTRVGFDVHPTNRAPFKTVSEDEDEAEADRMLTGHSKLNEAARKRARIMASVGRVTGARSVYVVERATRESLEGTALVEESEMDDIEVAEELRELIRERSEKPA; this is encoded by the coding sequence ATGTCACGATCGGCACTGGTCGGTAACATCATCGCCATGCTGGAGGACGCGGGCTTTCTCGTCAGCGACCGGTGTGCGATTCGACCCAAGAGTTTCGACATCGCGGCCCGCCGGGGGGAGGACACCATTCTGGTGAAGATCCTCGGCAATATCGACGCCTTCGACGGACTCACCGGCGCTGAGATGCGTCGCCTCGGGGAGTACCTGGAGGCGACGCCGCTCGTGATCGGCCTCCGGACGCGTGACGAGGAGCTCAAACCGGGCGTCGTCTACTTCCGCCACGGCGTGCCCGTGTTCAGCCCGAACACGGCGATGGACTACTTCGTGGAGGAAGTCCCGCCGCTCATCTACGCGGCCCCGGGCGGGCTGTACGTCAACATCGACAGCGACATCCTCGCCGACGCCCGCGAGGAGCGCGACTGGAGTCTGGGCAAACTTGCCAACGAACTCGGCGTTTCCCGACGGACCGTCTCGAAATACGAGAACGGCATGGACGCCAGCGTCGAGGTGGCTGCCACACTTGACGACCTCTTCGAGGAACCGCTCACGTCGCCGGTCAACGTGCTCGAAGAGAGCGAGGACGTCCGCGAGGACGACTCGATGCCCGACGAGCCCGAGGTCGACCCCGACGACGAGCAGCTCGTCACGGTGCTGACCCGCGTCGGGTTCGACGTCCATCCGACGAACCGCGCGCCGTTCAAGACCGTCAGCGAGGATGAGGACGAGGCCGAGGCCGATCGCATGCTCACGGGCCACTCGAAGCTCAACGAGGCCGCCAGAAAGCGCGCCCGGATCATGGCGTCGGTCGGCCGGGTCACGGGCGCGAGATCGGTCTACGTCGTCGAGCGCGCGACCCGCGAATCCCTGGAAGGGACGGCGCTCGTCGAGGAGAGCGAGATGGATGACATCGAGGTGGCCGAGGAACTGCGGGAGTTGATCCGCGAACGCAGCGAGAAACCGGCCTGA
- a CDS encoding helix-turn-helix domain-containing protein, protein MIACCTFDADLLGPTFEEHAELSVTVEGIDAGRAVPLRLVFWAHGVSPAKLDATLRSDRTVATVDRLSTTPSGTLYRSIHHAGLPSVAVYNAAIEHDALVLAATSDGDGWNVRLRIPDREELSMLCDRCEQLGIGVSVVSIRDRDAATLDDEFGLTTSQRELLSLAWDRGYFSIPRDTSLSELACELEISQQAASERLRRGLWKLVSNTVCEDDTNEDCGSC, encoded by the coding sequence ATGATTGCCTGCTGTACGTTCGACGCCGATCTGTTGGGCCCGACGTTCGAGGAGCACGCCGAGCTGTCGGTCACTGTCGAAGGAATCGACGCCGGGCGGGCGGTCCCACTCCGCCTCGTCTTCTGGGCCCACGGTGTTTCCCCGGCGAAACTCGATGCGACGCTTCGGTCGGACCGGACCGTGGCGACGGTCGACCGGCTCTCGACGACGCCGTCCGGAACGCTGTACCGGTCGATTCACCACGCAGGCCTCCCGTCGGTCGCCGTCTACAACGCCGCGATCGAGCACGACGCGCTGGTGCTCGCGGCGACGAGCGACGGCGATGGCTGGAACGTGCGACTGCGGATCCCTGATCGGGAAGAGCTGTCGATGCTATGTGACCGATGTGAACAGCTCGGTATCGGCGTCTCCGTGGTCTCGATCAGGGATCGGGATGCAGCCACCCTCGACGACGAGTTCGGGCTTACGACCTCCCAGCGGGAGCTGCTCTCGCTCGCCTGGGATCGCGGCTACTTCTCGATCCCCCGGGACACGTCACTGTCTGAACTCGCTTGTGAACTCGAAATCTCACAACAGGCCGCCTCCGAACGACTCCGCCGTGGCCTCTGGAAGCTCGTCTCGAACACGGTCTGTGAAGACGACACAAACGAAGACTGTGGGTCGTGTTGA